A genomic region of Candidatus Omnitrophota bacterium contains the following coding sequences:
- a CDS encoding PKD domain-containing protein, whose protein sequence is MQPGKTNILAMLLIAAALLLGMGMGPAGAAGMRSSNVKYFYVFGSEGSPYFGASGTQQVLFVRVSTKEAAPLEIQLFDPDTGGGVDDPVGSWNTRTRFSLYGGKGALTEFEPGGEEQAKNIHSGQLLEELETAESDDFDKEWVTLGKYTMDRGERIGPYSYFRVVAEGLSGDDGNLFGIRVLGAEVEQFFFRGNVYLAQAKGERMHFYPELPEGTERLYQYNFNLGASEGIVQIFDGRRWHLAEGSEPAKWAHTLLEIQPTAEDGRLYYRMTKESDRRVNMSFFLKTYEGYPVPVYFVPEEPAPKSESILAELLSPKPEETPESAAPMEREQPKAAASVQKPAPGSAGPSPKTPPPTQAVSAGMPSKTQPKGPCDTFNFDATKSFDPDNQRLVFNWDFGDGQSEDKPKVEHRYAEPGFYTVTLTVADGTASSQATQRVFVNHPPKITARIPDVACVGNSVFFDATGTTDTQGQVLTYVWDFGDGEKAAGVSAEHLYKKGGVYAVTLTVQDDSHTICDTSTYTSKIRVNTAPVADAGKDVMIVASKPDEIFKVRFDAVASKDVDGDALSYYWDFGDGQTGQGRSVGHEYPRGGVYLVNLLVSDDSGTGCDSATDAVKVTLNHTPVAVAGLARTVAVGEPVEFDASQSSDPDGDSLTYRWDFGDGQSAEGQKAQHKYAKGGNYLATLWVDDGRGMDGSVVSATVSVKVNTPPSAVINAPLKGAVGMEVEFDASGSVDADGDRLQFAWDFGDGQTAEGRRVKHTYLKGGSYKVRLQVDDAQGLPGSVALAQMEISINTPPLANAGPDLSC, encoded by the coding sequence ATGCAGCCGGGTAAAACCAATATTTTGGCAATGTTACTGATTGCGGCAGCTTTGCTTTTGGGTATGGGTATGGGCCCTGCCGGGGCGGCCGGCATGAGGTCGAGCAACGTAAAGTACTTCTATGTCTTTGGTTCGGAAGGGAGTCCCTATTTTGGGGCTTCCGGAACCCAGCAGGTTCTGTTTGTGCGGGTCTCCACTAAGGAGGCTGCGCCTCTTGAAATCCAGCTTTTTGATCCGGACACGGGCGGCGGTGTGGATGATCCCGTGGGTTCCTGGAACACGCGGACCCGCTTTTCGCTTTACGGCGGCAAGGGTGCGTTAACCGAGTTTGAGCCGGGCGGGGAAGAGCAGGCAAAGAACATCCACTCCGGCCAGTTGCTCGAGGAGCTCGAAACTGCGGAAAGTGATGATTTTGACAAGGAATGGGTCACCTTGGGCAAGTACACGATGGATCGCGGGGAGCGTATCGGTCCCTACAGCTATTTCAGGGTGGTGGCCGAGGGCCTGAGCGGGGATGACGGGAATCTTTTCGGAATACGGGTTCTGGGAGCCGAAGTCGAGCAGTTCTTCTTTAGGGGGAATGTCTACTTGGCACAGGCTAAGGGCGAGCGCATGCATTTTTATCCGGAGCTGCCCGAGGGGACCGAGCGTTTATACCAGTACAATTTCAATCTCGGGGCCAGCGAGGGCATTGTGCAGATTTTTGACGGCCGGCGTTGGCACTTGGCCGAGGGTTCGGAGCCAGCCAAATGGGCCCACACCCTTTTGGAGATCCAACCCACGGCCGAGGACGGCCGGCTCTATTACCGCATGACTAAGGAATCCGACCGCCGGGTCAATATGTCCTTCTTCCTCAAAACTTATGAGGGGTATCCGGTGCCGGTCTATTTTGTTCCCGAGGAGCCCGCCCCCAAATCCGAGAGTATTTTGGCGGAGCTCCTGAGTCCAAAGCCTGAAGAGACTCCGGAATCCGCGGCACCCATGGAAAGAGAGCAGCCCAAGGCGGCTGCCTCTGTGCAAAAGCCGGCTCCTGGGAGTGCCGGGCCCAGCCCCAAGACACCGCCCCCAACCCAGGCCGTGTCCGCAGGAATGCCTTCCAAAACGCAGCCCAAAGGGCCTTGCGACACCTTTAATTTTGACGCCACCAAGTCCTTTGATCCGGACAATCAGCGCCTGGTCTTTAACTGGGATTTTGGAGACGGGCAAAGTGAGGACAAGCCTAAGGTGGAACACCGCTATGCGGAGCCCGGGTTCTACACAGTGACTCTGACGGTGGCTGACGGGACGGCCTCGTCCCAGGCCACGCAGCGGGTTTTTGTCAACCACCCGCCCAAGATCACGGCGCGTATTCCGGATGTGGCTTGTGTGGGGAATTCTGTTTTCTTTGACGCCACAGGCACCACGGACACCCAGGGACAGGTCCTGACTTATGTGTGGGACTTTGGCGACGGAGAAAAGGCCGCCGGGGTGAGTGCCGAGCATCTTTACAAGAAAGGCGGCGTGTATGCCGTGACTTTGACGGTGCAAGACGATAGCCACACGATTTGTGATACCTCTACCTATACAAGCAAGATCCGGGTGAACACCGCTCCTGTGGCCGATGCCGGTAAGGATGTGATGATTGTGGCAAGCAAGCCGGATGAAATCTTTAAAGTGCGTTTTGATGCGGTTGCTTCCAAGGATGTGGACGGCGATGCGCTTTCCTACTACTGGGATTTTGGAGATGGCCAGACAGGCCAGGGCCGCAGTGTGGGGCACGAATACCCGCGCGGCGGGGTGTATCTGGTTAATCTGCTGGTGAGCGATGACTCGGGCACGGGTTGCGACTCGGCAACGGATGCAGTCAAGGTGACTCTCAACCACACGCCCGTGGCCGTGGCCGGTTTGGCCCGCACCGTGGCCGTGGGTGAGCCGGTGGAGTTCGACGCTTCCCAGTCCTCGGATCCGGACGGTGATTCATTGACCTACCGCTGGGACTTTGGGGACGGCCAGTCTGCCGAGGGCCAGAAGGCGCAGCACAAGTACGCCAAGGGCGGGAATTATTTGGCCACGCTTTGGGTGGATGACGGCCGCGGCATGGACGGCAGTGTGGTGAGTGCTACGGTTTCGGTAAAGGTGAACACGCCTCCGTCCGCCGTAATCAACGCGCCTTTGAAGGGCGCGGTGGGCATGGAAGTGGAGTTTGATGCCTCGGGTTCCGTGGACGCGGACGGGGACCGGCTCCAGTTTGCCTGGGACTTTGGCGATGGCCAGACTGCGGAGGGCAGGCGCGTCAAGCATACCTATCTCAAGGGCGGCAGCTACAAGGTTCGCCTGCAGGTGGATGATGCCCAGGGCCTCCCGGGTTCGGTGGCTCTGGCTCAGATGGAAATTTCCATCAATACGCCGCCATTGGCCAATGCCGGGCCGGACCTGAGTTGCG
- a CDS encoding FAD-binding protein has translation MDFIQKLRNQLGGKVSTDGADLEAHSADFGRMARKKPRVVVRPESTEDVAVAVQVARETRTSLAVRGQAHSQSGQSLSDGGILIDMTTLNKILEISKDRTWVRVQAGVVWSDLVGEVLQQGAVPPVLTNNLGVTVGGTLSVAGLGISSFRYGAQGDNVLSLKVVTGAGQMLDCSAGENLELFNAARSGLGQFAVITEAKLKLKPCFSRVRTYYLLYDDLETFMADSKLLMEEDRFDYLEAWCSPCPQGFRGQGEERQAFAEWFYPLHVSVELDPDVTLDENALLRGLSFYRKAHVEDWPMAGFVRRLESLFELWKRMGYWDRPHPWMETLLPWDAAPAYISMVLSQLPPHFLGGGHILLWPSRGNTSQLPLFMRPESEYVIGFGLLPGVPRDVLDMALAKLRLASDLSMQFGGKRYLSGIVDFDEEHWEKHFGNLWPALKSLKEKYDPDRILGGFLPL, from the coding sequence ATGGACTTCATCCAAAAACTTCGAAATCAACTGGGCGGCAAAGTCAGCACCGATGGTGCGGATCTGGAAGCGCATAGCGCGGACTTCGGCCGCATGGCGCGTAAAAAACCCAGAGTCGTTGTGCGTCCCGAGTCCACCGAGGACGTAGCCGTGGCAGTGCAGGTTGCTCGCGAGACGCGCACGTCTCTTGCGGTGCGCGGCCAGGCCCATTCGCAGAGCGGTCAGTCCCTGAGCGACGGCGGGATTTTGATTGACATGACAACCCTGAACAAGATCTTGGAAATCAGCAAAGACCGCACTTGGGTGCGTGTGCAAGCCGGGGTGGTGTGGAGTGATTTGGTGGGCGAAGTGCTGCAACAGGGTGCGGTCCCTCCGGTGCTTACGAACAATTTGGGCGTGACTGTGGGCGGCACGCTTTCAGTGGCCGGCTTGGGAATTTCTTCCTTTCGCTATGGTGCGCAGGGCGACAATGTGCTGAGTCTGAAAGTGGTGACCGGCGCCGGGCAGATGCTTGATTGTTCAGCCGGGGAAAACCTGGAACTCTTCAATGCGGCGCGCTCGGGCCTGGGCCAGTTTGCGGTCATCACCGAGGCCAAACTCAAACTCAAGCCCTGTTTTTCGCGCGTGCGCACTTACTACCTCTTATATGATGACTTGGAAACCTTTATGGCCGACTCCAAGCTTCTGATGGAAGAAGACCGCTTTGATTATTTGGAGGCCTGGTGTTCGCCTTGTCCGCAGGGCTTTAGAGGCCAGGGGGAGGAGCGCCAGGCTTTTGCCGAGTGGTTCTATCCCTTGCATGTTTCTGTTGAGTTGGATCCCGATGTGACCCTGGATGAGAACGCGCTGTTGAGGGGCCTGTCTTTTTACCGCAAGGCGCATGTGGAAGACTGGCCCATGGCCGGCTTTGTGCGGCGCCTGGAGTCCTTGTTTGAATTGTGGAAGCGAATGGGCTATTGGGACCGGCCGCATCCGTGGATGGAGACCCTCTTGCCGTGGGATGCCGCGCCCGCGTATATCTCAATGGTGCTGAGTCAATTGCCTCCGCATTTTTTGGGAGGCGGGCATATTCTCTTATGGCCTTCGCGCGGAAACACTTCACAGTTGCCTCTCTTCATGCGGCCGGAATCCGAGTATGTGATCGGTTTTGGTTTGCTGCCCGGCGTGCCTCGTGATGTTCTGGACATGGCCCTGGCGAAACTGCGGCTTGCCAGTGACTTGAGTATGCAGTTCGGCGGCAAACGGTATCTCTCGGGCATTGTGGACTTTGACGAGGAGCATTGGGAGAAGCATTTCGGGAATCTTTGGCCCGCCCTCAAATCCCTCAAAGAGAAGTATGACCCGGACCGGATTCTGGGCGGCTTCTTGCCTCTTTAA
- a CDS encoding universal stress protein: MTTTAIEKILVPLGGSDYNVPTLKVACGLARDFTAELVGLHVEDIRISEGPAVIKDPMTISMNPFYQGDSKEIEKRLKERSAAVRKYFKECAGVFGAKETFLAKRGLVAQEILNVAEDCDIVVMGKRGEHGQWIRPWLGSSAVRVIHSLKKTLVLVGKNVSPDWKNCLLVSVDGDFGQGALHFAKTLATQGNVKLHLVNLLVDSGESAKVQSTIQDILGVGEIPTTHVSAKKDAVDAVKQAVAEAQAEVVLMESMGIKGKSVVARRLESDLLDQMAASVILIRE, translated from the coding sequence GTGACAACGACAGCGATTGAGAAAATTTTGGTTCCTTTGGGCGGTTCGGATTACAACGTTCCGACTTTGAAAGTGGCCTGTGGCCTGGCGCGCGACTTTACCGCCGAGCTCGTGGGTTTGCACGTCGAGGACATACGCATCAGCGAGGGGCCGGCTGTGATTAAGGACCCCATGACCATTTCCATGAATCCCTTTTATCAGGGGGATTCCAAGGAGATTGAAAAGCGGCTCAAAGAGCGCTCGGCAGCTGTGAGAAAGTACTTTAAGGAGTGCGCCGGCGTGTTTGGTGCCAAGGAAACCTTTCTGGCTAAGCGCGGCCTGGTAGCCCAGGAGATTCTCAATGTGGCCGAGGACTGCGATATTGTGGTCATGGGCAAGCGCGGAGAGCACGGGCAGTGGATCCGGCCCTGGCTGGGTTCCTCGGCCGTGCGGGTGATCCACTCGCTGAAGAAGACCCTGGTGCTTGTGGGAAAGAATGTATCTCCGGATTGGAAGAACTGCCTGCTTGTCTCCGTGGACGGGGACTTTGGTCAAGGGGCGCTTCACTTTGCCAAGACTTTGGCGACGCAGGGGAATGTGAAACTTCATTTGGTGAACCTGTTGGTGGATTCCGGGGAATCCGCCAAGGTGCAGTCCACGATCCAGGATATCCTGGGCGTGGGCGAGATTCCGACCACACACGTGTCGGCCAAAAAGGATGCTGTAGACGCCGTGAAACAAGCGGTTGCAGAAGCACAAGCCGAGGTGGTGCTCATGGAATCCATGGGTATCAAAGGGAAGAGTGTGGTGGCCCGCAGGCTTGAAAGCGATCTCCTGGATCAGATGGCCGCGAGTGTGATCCTTATTCGAGAATGA
- a CDS encoding radical SAM protein, giving the protein MPVWRACTPSLTLGYLKSSVIQAGHECIALDFTSQYNPGTLSPMGDLPAEEYIAQHPGIYQTWAKQIRRFQPQVAGFSLCHSNFKTAALVAAEVRRMLPNIFIVSGGSMFTAHEMNHISSALDFSDVVVEGEGEQAIVDLLQALDSGSSPDQVKQLWFKSETGSYNYTGPAPLPDIHQIPIPDYSDFDFEYHQGQLAMLFSRGCVLDCSFCTNKWNHRTQRTRTGESVFAELKQHLNSYPVKSLLFNDDSLISPITYRELESFCDRIIAEGINVPWTIYGTRVEKLLTPEYVRKLQKAGLYQVSIGVESFSSRVQKDMGKSSTFELANRTVRFFADAGIRTGVWIIYGYPTETEEDFEETRRWFLEHPNAVSNVCANPFHPNQKYLNSRPGTLVEGHPHWAWKSNESTLLTRKLRFLRLIEVLEWQRQRDPDNFSYQIADPIDIKYFNRWNQEEKDFILDLWEEMAPSPCLSNQS; this is encoded by the coding sequence ATGCCCGTTTGGCGCGCATGCACTCCGTCTTTGACTCTTGGGTACCTCAAGTCAAGCGTCATCCAGGCTGGACATGAGTGCATTGCCCTGGACTTCACTTCGCAATACAATCCAGGCACCCTTTCACCCATGGGCGATCTGCCGGCCGAAGAATATATCGCGCAGCATCCTGGAATCTACCAAACATGGGCCAAGCAAATCCGCCGGTTTCAACCTCAAGTAGCTGGATTTAGTCTATGCCATTCCAATTTCAAGACGGCTGCCCTCGTTGCCGCAGAGGTGAGGAGGATGCTGCCTAATATCTTCATTGTCTCGGGAGGTTCAATGTTCACTGCCCACGAAATGAACCATATTTCCTCTGCCCTGGACTTTTCAGATGTTGTGGTCGAGGGGGAAGGAGAGCAGGCCATTGTTGATCTTCTCCAGGCCCTCGACAGCGGCAGTTCCCCAGACCAGGTCAAACAGCTGTGGTTCAAATCAGAGACGGGCAGTTACAACTACACAGGCCCCGCTCCTTTGCCGGATATCCACCAGATCCCCATACCGGATTACTCGGATTTTGACTTTGAATATCATCAGGGCCAGCTTGCTATGCTCTTTTCTCGCGGGTGTGTCCTCGATTGCAGCTTTTGCACCAACAAATGGAATCACCGTACCCAGCGCACCCGCACCGGAGAATCCGTATTTGCCGAACTCAAGCAGCATCTCAACAGCTATCCTGTGAAAAGCTTGCTCTTCAATGATGACTCTCTGATTTCTCCCATCACCTACCGAGAACTTGAATCCTTTTGCGACCGCATCATTGCCGAGGGTATCAATGTTCCATGGACCATCTACGGCACAAGAGTGGAAAAGCTTCTCACACCCGAGTACGTTCGGAAGCTCCAAAAAGCAGGTCTGTATCAGGTTTCGATCGGGGTGGAGAGCTTTTCCTCGCGAGTCCAAAAAGACATGGGCAAATCTTCCACCTTTGAATTAGCAAACCGGACGGTCCGCTTCTTTGCCGATGCGGGAATAAGGACGGGGGTTTGGATCATTTACGGGTATCCCACTGAAACCGAAGAGGACTTCGAAGAGACACGCAGATGGTTTCTGGAACATCCGAATGCGGTATCAAACGTCTGCGCAAATCCTTTTCACCCGAACCAAAAATATCTCAACTCCAGACCCGGGACTCTGGTCGAGGGCCATCCGCACTGGGCATGGAAATCAAATGAGTCCACCCTGCTGACTCGGAAATTGCGCTTCTTGCGCCTGATCGAGGTGTTGGAGTGGCAAAGACAAAGAGATCCCGATAACTTCAGCTATCAAATCGCCGATCCTATTGACATCAAATATTTCAACCGCTGGAATCAGGAGGAAAAGGATTTCATCTTGGATCTATGGGAAGAGATGGCACCCTCCCCATGTTTGTCCAACCAAAGCTGA